From the genome of Nicotiana tabacum cultivar K326 chromosome 17, ASM71507v2, whole genome shotgun sequence:
ctcactgggggtgttcaggctcatgaggggctcctacatcccaagcgctataatccgcacggacaactcacgtgctaaaatatcatatctggatccgcacggaaaactcacgtgctacacggacaactcacgtaccattgaacaatacctcacaacaggccttcggccttactcagtcataaacctctctagtctcacagCTCTCAATAAAAAAAGGGAAAGCagcccaaatcaaagtgttacagtatatcatcagggaaaacaaataacagagactgaggtaaacatgtacaagaatcactatgactgagtataactaccatgagcaggaatatagcctaagcatgatttctaacatgaatacagtcaagttctagtagacatgaatgcatataaacacaaataaaggcCATTAGGCTTCACagtctctcgggacggaccaagtctcaatccctcacggcgtacatccacacgcctgtcacctagcatgggtgccacctccaaacagtcacattataccaaaccccgggttttataccctcaagaccagatttaaaactgttacttacctcaatagtTTAGAACTCCTATTCTGGAATGCTCTTTCCTCTCGAACTggcctccaaatgacccgaatctagccacaatcaataaaatatgatcaatatgagctaaaggaatgaatcccgcaaggaaaataccaatttataggccaaatctcgaaattcactcaaacccggcccccgggcctacgtctcaaaattcaataaaagtcacaaaacccgatagcccattcactcccgaggctacccatactaaattcatcaaaatccgacctcatctGGTCcctaaaatccccaaattactctctccaaaatcccaagtcGTAACCCCTTATTTCACTTTTAAAACCCTACTAATTAGGTGTTGgctaatgataatagagctcaagcaacttatCTCAGTGAATACCCTTGAAtacccttcaaaaatcactccaaactccaaaacccgacttgaaaatggtggaaatgaaccaataTTCGCGAAGTGTTCAATTTATAGTTTCTGCCCAagtctttcgcacctgcggctaaatATGCGCAACTGCGGTGCCGCATCTGCGCAAGaacctccgcacctgcggaaaatcaaTAAAATCCCcaacttcgcacctgcgctccatatCTGCATCTGCGACCACGTAGGTGCGGAATAGACCATGCAGGTGCGGAatagacctcgcacctgcggccactgcctGACCTCCTCACTTCCTCTTCTGCGGGCacctatccgcatctgcggactcgcagatACGACCTCTCCTATGCACCTGTGGACCCAGCCTACCTCAATAGTGTCTGCACCTGCAAACTCCCACACGCGCCAGCGACCTCGCACTCCGCGGCGCCCCCTCCACATGTGCGGAaataccagtagcagcagcttcaactgcatttttccaacttcaaacaattcgttaaccacccgaaatcaccccgagcctctcgggacctcaacaaaccataccaacaagtcatatatcaacatacaaacatAGTCAatccttcgaatcactcaaaacaatatcaaaataccaaattaccctcggattcaagcctaagaacttctaaactcccaaattcgacaaccgatgccgaaaccaaccaaaccacgtccgaatgacctcaaatttacaTACACATCACAAATaataccacgaacctactccaacttccggaaatccattccgaccccgatatcaaatttttcactgccgatcgaaattgccaaatttttaactttcgccaattcaagcctaattccactacggacctccgaatcatattccggacgcgctcctaagtccaaaatcacctaacaagctaatggaaccatcagaattcaaatccgagatcatttacatataattcaacatccagttaacttttccaacttaagcttctactttagagactaagtgtctcaatccactccgaaaccactccgaacccgaaccaactaatccggtatatcataatataccTGAAAAGCACAAAAAGGAAGCAGGAatagggaaaacggggctataaatCTCGAAacaaccggccgagtcattaTACTGAATATCAACAGTAACGATTAACTACCCCAAGAcgtggagtcacaagtacatgagctactagagTTTGCTAAATATATTGtcttgaaagaaatacaatactATCTGAAAAATAGAAACAGTACATTAGAAATGAAAAGATGACTATAAGGCCTGCAAACGGcatgcagctctacctcaagtcctCCGTCTAGTGTCTGCTAAGCACCTCTCAAGACTCTACTGGTACCAATGTCTAAATCTGCACTACCGATCCAATAAActtcgtaagtgtcgagcctaacctcgacgaggtagtggcgaggctaagacaagacacctacataaaaCTTGTGCAGTTAAGTAGCTAGAAATAACGAGACGCCAATTAACATATCAAGTAAAATAATACGAAAATAACATGTAAGACAGTTAACAAGTACATAGGTAAAGGGATATAAAGCGAAAAAATAAGCAAAGGTAGTACTAAATAAACCACCGCTCATACCTCTACAACAATTCGGAACAAATCTTGCAAACATGATTTCGGAGCAATAAGGCCAAATTCTCAGTCAGTATAGCAAAATAAAGAACACATTACCAACAAACGAcatgacatcacctttcgtgcttttactctcatcctcacaacATAATGTAGTAGCTAGTACGGAAACACCCTTCAGGCACAGTCACGCTCCGTCACAAGCACGAAAATACCCTTCGCGCATTTTACTCTTCCTCACTAAACATCACATATAAAATAATACCAAGTAATGTAGGAAGCATAATCAACATCAAAGACAATATTTGAATATACTGTGCCATAAGAGAATTTACAAACATCATTGCACCAATAAATAAATCAACAATTCGATAGTCTTAACACCCAAATCTTAATAAGCTCAATATGGATAATAACATGGATAGAGAAATTTAACTGTTTCACAGTCTATCTAAAGCATGGAAGACATAATACATAAGGTAACATAGTATAAATAAAGATAACACTACCGGCATGCTTAATCCACTGCCTACGCAtgtacactcgtcaccttgcatatacgctcCCCGCCATAAGAGAATTTACCAACATCATTGCACCATTAAGTAAATCAACTATTCGATAGTCTTAACACCCAATATCTCAATATGCTCAACATGGATAATAACATGGATAGAGAAATTAAACTGTTTCACAGTCTATGTAAAGCATGGAAGACATAATACATAAGGTAACATAGTACAAATAAAGCTAACATTACCGGCAAGCTTAATCCACGGCCAAcgcatatatactcgtcaccttgcatatacgcttCCCTCCcctcctcccctcccccccctcccAAACATGTATATTACGTAGAAAATAGACTCAATTAcaccctaattccctcaaatcaaggttaaccatgacacttacctctttccgaAATAAGATCAACAATCCAACACGGCCCTCCCTTtggaacaagcctccaaaccacccGAATCTAGTCAATTATTActcaaataagtcaaaacaagctttagaaactaccctagTATCAAAAAGGTTGCATCTTCAacataaataaaaattcaacatgGGCTCACGTggccaaaattcaaaattaagaccaaatagcgattacccattcaccccgaatCCGAATATCTGATTTGTTTCGAAACCCGACCCcgatttgaggtctaaatctcaattttataaaattcctaaTTCTTACCCAAAACCACTATTTCTACTTTATGAAATCGTAGATTTGATAGTGAAataaaaataagttaaagttgttaacctatgaagttgggaagAGTTTCCTTCCAAAAATTGCTTCTATGGGGTCTAGGTTTCAAAAATGATGTAAAATAAGCTAAGTCCTGAAATCTAAATCTTTTACCCAGCTgtaggtatcgcaattgcgaactcttgttCTCAATTGCGATGTTTGCAAAAGCGAACCACTGATTGCAAATTTGAACAGTGTCTGAGCCCCTCAGATGTTACAAACTCTCAACCATCTAATTTCATCAATTAAATCATTTCTCATTTTCTACAACAACCACCAATTAAGGTTAGAAACTTATGGATTCTTATCACAATCCCATAAGTTCTAACATTTTTTTACACATATAATCACAATAATCTATGCATGTAAGTTTAAAGGTGTAAAATAATctagaaaaaaccctaaaaaaaatcCTCATTTGAGCTCTTGAGATGATTCTTGAAAACTCTAGACGTTCCATGAGTAGAAGATGTCAATTTTTGTAAAAAGAAATATGATAAGTGGTGATTTACCACTTAATATAGTTCATTTGCTCTAGTTTTTGTATCttttaattataatatgaggttATTTATGGTGTGTATTTCTAGATTTTCAGGTAAAATAGTCGTGAAGAGAGTTAagatcaaatgaagtggaattaaGCAAAAATAGTTGAAGAAGTGCAAAATTTATCCAGTAGTCTTATATTTGTGGGATACCTATCGCATCTGCGGAAAGGGAAACATCTATACaggcatcgcacctgcgcaagttcCTCTGCATCTATGGAGTCGCCTCTACGCTTGTTGACCGCATCTGCATAAGCGCTTATGTGTTtcaaagtccgcttctgcggaatgcCAATTTCTCACAAGACCTCGCACGCGGCCAACAGGCTTCAGTTCTGGGCAAATTTGCCATTTCATATTTTCTTGATCCTAAACCCACAAAAACTCGACCTAGCTCATCTTTGGCACATATTTGGCATTCTTGACTGAAATACAAGCATTGAATCTAGGGTTCTTGCACCCACACTTggaaattgaagatttgaagacttTGGATGagattttcttatcctttttactcatttcttcaattttaaatgtgtagtatttattccaaTACTTGAAACTTGTTTATGGAAATACTCATTGTGAAAGTTTGGATTAAATCTCTTGTTATGCTCATGTAGtgaatgatttttattaattatgaattgagttattatttctttaaatattcttgttctttaattttttcaaagggattagctaaccctagggctcgcccattaacttcgaaGTAATTCTTGGAAAAGGCAAACTCGGGAGTGGGaaatattaattaacaagaacttgaggcgttaaccctcattttataaattttacctagggataggattgaactacttgtagccacaTTCCAGCGTACTTAtcctcttaattgttttagggataattcattTAGGATGTCTTGTTTAAACTCACTTATATTtgtaaaattgtaaaaaatattaGATCGTTACTGGAGTGTACTTCCCCTTATATCCAAAGTTGTAGCTATTaatcattttactttctttctatGTTAGATTACATTTTCACAATAgttataatattttcttaaaacCCCTATTAATGTTTGGTTTAGCATAATAAGCGATAATTTCCTTACttgcctaatcgcctacatattgttccctgtgagattcgaccccgactcatagttgagTAAATTATGTGGCCGTATACACTTACTCTTTGAggagtggatttggacgtcaatCATCTTACCATTGTAAGACATCAAAAAGCTTTGGAGTTTTCTCTCTCCGTACATTTCTCTTATTTCACTTTGTTTTCTGTAATTTTATAACATTGTATATGTTGTTACGTTTGTCTCTATGTTCAGATCACATGCTATTGCTTGATACTAGTATACATATTTTATTCTTAACTATATTTATGCTATGTTAAACTTCATTTGATTTTTCAAAATCCACATTCTCAAAACTCTATCCCTAAAAGTATCATTTAATCTCTTTAGGTAGCTTCAGCATTGTATTTCTGTACTCGTCTTTTGTTCCTCGATCTGATTTCTACTGACTATTCTGGCTTGTCAACCAGGAGATGGATCTTGACGACACAAAATCAAAAATTCTACCTTTAAGGAAATTGTATGGTCTTTTACCTGCAATGAGTTTTGCAAGTGGAATGCTGTATTTggaaaactttttgaaaaatggACAAATTTTAAAAAGTGGCCTTACAAAAGCAATACGGTGCAATTTTTGTGAGAATATCAAGGAAACACTTACCAAGGACAGGTGTAGGGGTTCAAGGAATTTGTACACCATTGGTacaatataataatttatttataacaGGTTATTATTCTATCTTTGAGGTTATCATATGAAGCTTGATACGGAGAGTTGCTTGTTATTATATCAACTTAACATAAGCAGATGTCTCACAGATTTTCACACTCATCAACATCGAATGCCTTACTCCAATAACTTCACAAGCAGAATCGTAAGCCAACCTAATAGGGACACTAGTAACTTCTTGCCATATTACATGTAAACTTCCCAAATTCCTAATTCTAAGCAGATGCTTTACACTCATCAAGATTAATGCGCTAGTCCAATAACCGCACAATGTTACATAATTGCTAAGCCAAACTAACAGGGACATCACTAACTTTTTGCCATAATACATGTAAACTTTTTAAAACCATCGAACATCTAACTACAATTATTCAAGTCCCGGGAAGAAATAAACATTCTCCACTGCAGACTGCTGTGTATTTACGTCTACTGTTTTCCATCAGAGTACAAGCCAAAGATGGTGTATACATTCAGGCATGTTCGACATGCTAGCTCACCTTCTTTGAACGGGCTTGTAAAGCATGACCGTAACATATTTTGAGCGAAAACGATGTGTTACACCAAGTGCTACAACTGACCTCGTGGCTTCTCTGTTCTCAATATAGAGATGGTTTAGCACCACGTTCTGTGGCAACGGGAGGGATGTGGATTGATCTCTTGTTGTTGGGTGGTTTAGCAAGGTGTGATGCAGATGTGGCGGTACCGCCGGTGGTTCCCTCCCTACATCTTCATGCCCAGGATACACATTGTTGTAACTTGCATCAGGTGATCTTGCAACTTCAAAGCCCATGACAGTGGCTTCATCCTGTGTTCATAACTTATATTTAGGCGCTGTCTTAAAAAATTGGCACTACCATAAGTTACAAGAATCTAAAACTTACTTGATCTTCACCATATGGATGAGGGTGATTCATGTTCATGGTGCTTCTAGGACTAGCTAATAAGATGTTTTGAGCCGACAAAACTTTCCTTAGTAAGTCAACCTGAATATGTCACATGTTCTACTGTCATCAAGGGAATCAAGCATATTTTGAACTCTTAAATCATGAGCTATTTAGGTATCTTTTCTCAATTATCAATGCAGGAGTAACACTTAAAAAGCTTGGAAAAATCCAAGTTCTAATAAAATAAGCTTAACAAATGGTAAACGACATCCGCCAAATAGATCAAACACCGAGATAATCAAAATACAAATATCCTAAACAGAAACTGATAAGAAATACAAAATTTAAGTGTAATATAGTAGGAAAATAATGTAAGATATATATGGCACGTGAGATGGAAGACAATGGCCAAATTCAGTAATCTTTCAATTAAAGAGGTCAAACGTTCACCACTGTCTATACACAGATCCAAGTATCTCCGTCACCTTAACGTATGTACCAAGATGGCATGCAtgcacagagagagagagagagcaaaataacaaggatTAAGGAATAAAATTTAAGATGTTCAatggaagaaaaaggaaaactatTAACCCCCTCAAATTTGCCTTTTGAGTTCCTTTCATCTGACGGAgggaaggagagagagagagagagaataaggATTAAGGAATAAAATTTAAGATGTTCAATGGAAGAAAAAGGCAAACTATTAACCCCCTCAAATTTGCCTTTTGAGTTCCTTTCATCTGACACTTATCCATTAGTTCCTTCAAGGACTCAGTCCGTCCGTCTTCAATCTGTAGATGTTTCCTTTCAAATGCTATATCCTTCAGCCCAATCTAAATTCCACTATTCCAGAAGATGCACCTAAAGTTAGCCAAAAATCAGAGCCCGGGGAACTACTAGCTTCTAACTTTGCGATCTTAAAGAAATGAGAAATCTTCAAAGATGGGGGTTGGCCAAAAATTAAGGGTATTGACCTAGAGACAAACTAAACGTCACCTCCTCGAAACATATTGTTCTTAACCGAAGGTTCTGCTTTAATGATCAAGGATCAAATAGTAAATCCAAAGGCTCTAAAATCAAGCCAAACTCTCTCCAACTCCTTGGGAGCCAGCTAGCAATTCTCtgataaaaaaacaaaaagaaagaaaccgaaaagaaaaagaaaaagaaaaagaaaagcaaacaaaATAGGATAGAATTGTTTATTTCTATTAATAAATAAGCAACCTCAATAAATTCATTTTGTGCACGACCTCAGCTACAACTAGTTCCTGTTAAGCACTTCAATGAATGTAAAGATCTTTAAACTTATTTTCTTGAAATATTGGGAAGTGTATGTGcttcaatttttattttctaggaTGAGAAAAAAGAAAACGAATTCATGTGAAAACCGTAAGTATTAACTTCAAATATGATGCCCTCATAAGAGGTCCTCCCTCTTGCCCAGCTctcaaaagaaaattaaaacaaaagaaaagaggatGAGTCTACTTCTACCTATAAATTATGACATGGATTATTTCTTAGTCACAGTTAACACTATCTTATATAGACTTAATCGAAATATGCAGATACTTATTACATCACATAAATTGGAGCAAACTTTTTATTCCAGGTTATATAAAGATTAGCCAATGCTACTAGCTTGTGCTCAATTAAGATGTATCATTGACCCTataggtcacaggttcgagcAGCCATTGATACTTGCGTTAAGGTAGGCTGCCTACATTACACTCCTTGGAGTGCGGCCCTTCCCGGACTCTGCGTGAACGCGGGATGCTTTATGCACGGGGCTGCCCTTTATTGACCCTACCTGCCCAACTTTTTGGTACTCCAATTTATACTAGATAAATAAGATGAGACCTCACAACATGTTTGTTCGCAATCTAGCAGTAAAATAGATGAGTTTCACCCATCTGACCTTGTTATTGCTCTCGGCGATGGCACCATCTTTTGTCATTAGATGGTGACATCTGCTGCTAGAATTAAGCTAGCAGATCCAGGGAAGCCAGACCCGAGGTTGGCTCTGTTTACAGGACCAAGCCAAGCCTGACTGAGCTCCCAGTGAGAAAAGTACCATCACCACCTATACATTAACAGGCTTGCTAACAATAATGTTTACAAAAATCACAACTGCACCGTTTCTATTCCTCTCACCACTAAACAAAGGCCTCAACCATGTCAAGATCTGAACAAAAAATGATCGTGGAGGAGCAGTCCTACAACAGGAAATAGTGCTAAGGAAACTAGAGTTGCAAAAGGAATGCTATGAATAGTAATATTACACTCAACTGATACATTTCCTGTTAATCTTCCTCCTTAaaccattttcattttcattttcaatatATCAAATTTCGAGACCAATCTTCAAGTAAAACTTGATTGATGTGAAATGCAAAAGGTTGCTATGGTCAAAGCTGCAATAAGCAAGTTAATTTGATTTTGATGAATGGGCAATGTATGGGTGCTAATTGTACCGTAGCAAATAAATACAATAGTTTCCTTACTATACTCAAAAGATGCAGGATGATAGAATTAAAAACATGAACTAACCCATCTTGACTTCATGGTGGATTGCTACGCCACAGAAAAGTATCATGGCCTCTAAATATACATACTAAGACTCAGGCACAAAGTTCAACAGTTTTAAGTACATACAAGGGTTTATAGAATAACCTATTGAAATACAATAACAAGAAGTATATTTACATAGAATTGCATGTATGCAGTATATAAGCTAAATGTTCTCAACCCAAACCCTACTTCTTTTCATTTTAACAACTCTAGCTTTTGCACCTCTCCCCCATAGTCCCATTTGTGTACTCAAGAAATGCCTAAAAACATGCAGCAAAATATACTTCAAAATATTCTCACATCAATCAGAAAGCTTCGCAACAATTGGACCATGTACTAGTGAAACCAATGCATTCATATTTCATGATTCAATTACCTCGCCTAACTGAAATTGGTAAAGTATTAACAATTTCACTCCCTTCACCCTATTTCTTTTTATGTCCATCTCTAGAattggaagaattaaagaaaaCACCTACAAACACACTAGGTAAAACCATTACCAATTGTTTCCTGAACTACTGTTCGGTACGTTAAGTTTGTATTTTCCCTCCTTATATTAGCATTCTTAACTTGATAGATATTTTTTTATGCTTATTCTAAATTCAGAGGTTCAAAGATTATAAATATGAGCGGCGCCAATTTGAAAGTGGACTACATCtgggaaaagtaaaaaaataagagaaggaaaagaaggtACACAGGGAGCAGCAAAAAAGAAATGACTACAAGGATAAGGCAACTGTGAGAAATAATCTACTTTTTACTGTACTCCTAAATCTAGATAAGTGCATGCAAGAATTTTGTCATTAATTTTAAACTGTAAAAAATAAGTTTCTGCGAAAACAATAGGTTCATCTGCTTGAAAATGCAAGCCCCAAAGCACAGATGTGGGTGCCTGGATGCACAAACAAGCATGAATAGATGCAACCAGGTGCTTTTTTCCAATTCAGAAATCAGATCCTGATCTACATGATCATGCATGCTAAATTAAATGATCAATGATTACGTCCAACTGGTGGGAGAATAATCCTTTTCTGTTACCATGAAATGTTCAATATAGTTGACACTAACAAAATAAGGTTTGGTTGTTATATGGACAAGATACTGGAGCTTTTATGTTGAGAAAGTATTTTGAACGctcattttcctttttcatggcaagacataaATGTACTAGACATATACCTGAGCTACAGCTCAAAGGAGAAAACAGCAAATCGCAGTTTAATGAATTCACCTTACAAGGAAGTGGATGGTTCAGCAAAAGGGTTGCTCATGAAACATCTTGAATCTTGATCTCCCATGAAAAACTGGAACTCCCCTTGAAATGCAAAATTTGCAGGCTATCACCCATATTTATATTCAAGTAGCTACTGATGCACCTTATTCATGCAAAGCAATATGCGTACACGTCTCAAAGGCCACACTGCTCATTAGACACATCTTACTAATAATGACAAGTGGTTATAGGGAGATCCTGAAGCGTGGAAACCACTTTCATTTCCTGACCATGCTAGTAACTACTATTGTTACAGTAGTTCTGTTCTCCACTTTAGGCGTTACAATAAATTTATCTACCATACAGAACACCAGGTGGCCCCAAGATTCCATTACAGACATCTTAGCCCAACTGCTATTTAAGACACATGTTATCATTCCAAAAGTGTTTCAAACAGATGGTAGACTAAAACCAAGCTCACCAGAATAGTCATAACAGCTTGATAGCAGCTTCACACCAGCTTTAATAAGTCCAGAAAGATTATGTCGACAAAGAGCTTTATTTGAATTAGAATCTGATCAACCCAACTTCTGATGAATGATCTAAAATTAAATGCatatttaaagcctcaacaagAGAATTAACTTCGCCTATGTGAGTCTTGCATATTCTGCCCAAATCCCCGATAAAGGAAGAGGTTTGCTGTAAGTTGACGGGGTGAGAGTCCTTTGTACGGTAAAAAGGGGGATTCACGTTACACATAGTCTATGCGTCGGACTTTCCACCATATTTTTTTCCAAGATCTATCAGTCTACCTAAACGATAGAGGTAACAACAATGCTTCTTTCAGAAATAAAATATTTCTTTGCTATCTATCTTTGGCTCTTACGTAACAGATCCTACTCCCTAAGAAGAGTCATTAAAAAGAGCGTCCGTTTAAAGGTAATCATGTTGATTTCCCACCTTTAGCTACTTCCAAGACTCACACTAGAATACGAGTCCAAGCTTTAGTCAAAAGGCGTCCTACTTCTTTCTTCCAACCTCGTCACTTCAATTTAAGGGCAACCCACCTAAGTACCTACGGTATAAGAGATCTGGGGACACTAGCCAAGATTCTCCTGGATACAGAATCGCTGGTGCTTGATTTAGTGGCGTTTTTATGGTGATTCTACCAATCACTATAAAAACTTTAACAAATCCTGCGAACATTAAATGGGCGTGCTCATGGAGGGAAATGTGCCCTATATAAACCAGAACGAACAGAAATACAGGATTCATATTGCAAACCCCAACTAATGAAGGATTAAATTGTAGGCAATTGATTGATTGAACCACGGGTTCTCTAAGGAACCAGGAAATCAAGCAAATTTGTCAGAACTAAAAGCTCATAACTTACAGAAATTGAAAATGGGTCTCACAAAAGGAAAGCTTACAATATTCAATAATCGAAATAAACAATGGAGAAGTTCTTGCAAACTAAACATGCCGCTTATAGATTATGCAATACAAGCATCCATATTAGTATGTAATTCAAGATTCTCCGGGCATTTATGGTTTACTCCATAGAACTGAGTATTAATAAAGAGTCTAAGTTTTATGCATTGACAAAAATATGTATACAATCAGAGCACATAAAAGTGATCCCAGGTAACTCTTTTAATAGCAATATTAATTGGTAACCTAAAATAAACAGTAACCTGCTATAACAGGTTAAACACATACCTAATTTAGCCGTCCTTTGGCACTTTTCAGTGATCAGTTTACAACTTTCCCTGAAAGCCCTCGTCTTGGAAAAAATAAT
Proteins encoded in this window:
- the LOC107775185 gene encoding SNF1-related protein kinase regulatory subunit beta-3-like, which translates into the protein MNMNHPHPYGEDQDEATVMGFEVARSPDASYNNVYPGHEDVGREPPAVPPHLHHTLLNHPTTRDQSTSLPLPQNVVLNHLYIENREATRSVVALGVTHRFRSKYVTVMLYKPVQRR